The Victivallaceae bacterium genome contains a region encoding:
- a CDS encoding ubiquinone/menaquinone biosynthesis methyltransferase: protein MKTSPNTEILFNKIAKKYDLVNNVLSFGLHHIWNAQLLKLLKPKGILLDLCSGTGKIAFKFLKQNPKNRAILVDFSEEMLNQAFLKGKSFSSRISLIKQDVHDLPFPDSSFSFISLAYGFRNLSNPDIFLRETHRILKPGGQFGILELTNPKKWRCLHSRYLKTGTKIMGYLTGQKEAYTHLKDSIHKFPEEQVISSLLKANEFHLITHRTFLYGTATVWISEKINAS, encoded by the coding sequence ATGAAGACCTCCCCAAACACTGAAATACTCTTTAATAAAATCGCAAAAAAATATGATCTCGTTAATAACGTGTTGTCATTCGGTTTGCATCATATTTGGAACGCTCAACTACTAAAGCTTTTAAAGCCTAAGGGAATTTTATTGGATCTTTGTTCCGGAACAGGAAAAATCGCTTTCAAATTTCTTAAACAAAACCCTAAAAATCGAGCCATCCTGGTAGATTTTTCCGAAGAAATGTTAAATCAAGCTTTTCTCAAAGGCAAATCCTTTTCGTCGCGAATATCTTTGATCAAACAAGACGTTCATGATCTACCGTTCCCGGATTCATCATTCTCCTTTATTTCTTTAGCTTACGGATTCAGAAATTTATCCAATCCCGACATATTCCTCCGTGAAACGCACCGCATTCTTAAACCGGGAGGACAATTCGGCATTTTAGAATTGACAAACCCCAAAAAATGGAGATGTTTGCATAGCCGATACTTGAAGACAGGTACAAAAATCATGGGCTATCTAACGGGACAAAAAGAAGCCTATACTCATTTAAAAGACAGTATTCACAAATTCCCGGAAGAACAAGTCATATCTTCTCTTCTTAAAGCCAATGAATTTCATCTTATAACACATCGAACGTTTCTTTACGGAACCGCAACCGTTTGGATCTCAGAAAAAATTAACGCTTCTTAG
- a CDS encoding UPF0158 family protein, giving the protein MEYPQPQNPLLLRLHRLMDAFAKSDDERDFYLDRAEGFILYIDLDKDEEDLSKIYAELESSKERYCLIPKLTFYEVKKLMETFVNEKVYDIDTKEKFLEVIQSKNAREQFLEFIYDHETELEKWHLFYVERSRIRIIEWLRNSRFQFIFEEDLDFPKSLLEQIKVHLFDTKVSKEVMQARLLLVNKAKTYYSNEALNPRPKRGRPPKQSVKVETEATVSSDIYTQIPLVARRFLFLSNIVSASSITFSEKFDTEEELLAHLRGIGRTDEESQLKNLSERFASLKDISSKLDFGDENLNGVSFLGDDDDDDLEEDKPEVKKVKKNKSKKR; this is encoded by the coding sequence ATGGAATATCCTCAGCCCCAAAATCCTCTTCTTCTCAGGTTACATCGATTGATGGATGCTTTTGCAAAATCCGATGACGAAAGAGATTTTTATTTGGATCGTGCTGAAGGATTTATTTTGTATATCGATCTCGATAAAGACGAGGAGGATCTGAGTAAAATATATGCTGAGCTTGAATCTTCTAAGGAAAGGTATTGCTTAATCCCCAAGTTGACTTTTTATGAAGTCAAAAAGCTCATGGAAACTTTTGTAAATGAAAAAGTTTATGATATAGACACTAAGGAAAAATTTTTGGAAGTCATTCAGTCTAAAAATGCTCGTGAGCAGTTCTTGGAATTTATTTACGATCATGAAACCGAACTTGAAAAATGGCATCTTTTTTATGTGGAAAGATCGCGTATACGCATTATCGAATGGTTACGCAACAGTCGATTTCAGTTTATTTTTGAAGAAGATCTGGATTTTCCGAAATCATTGCTTGAACAAATCAAAGTTCATCTTTTCGATACGAAAGTTTCTAAAGAGGTCATGCAGGCTCGGTTGTTACTTGTGAACAAGGCCAAAACTTATTATTCTAATGAAGCTTTGAACCCTAGACCGAAAAGAGGGCGACCTCCGAAACAATCCGTTAAAGTAGAAACGGAAGCTACCGTTTCAAGTGACATTTATACTCAAATTCCCTTAGTAGCGAGACGGTTTTTGTTTTTGTCTAACATAGTTTCGGCATCATCGATCACTTTTTCAGAAAAATTCGATACCGAAGAGGAGCTTTTGGCTCATCTTCGAGGGATTGGGCGTACGGATGAAGAGTCGCAATTGAAAAATCTTTCCGAAAGATTCGCTTCTTTGAAAGATATCTCTTCTAAGTTGGATTTCGGTGACGAAAACCTTAACGGCGTTTCTTTCTTAGGGGATGATGATGATGATGACCTCGAAGAAGACAAACCGGAAGTAAAAAAAGTCAAAAAAAATAAGTCTAAGAAGCGTTAA
- the dapF gene encoding diaminopimelate epimerase, giving the protein MVTYPIYSGAGNTFVIVEGCFRKESIPDICDRFDTDGLLLLSGSAVGDVFVRFFNRDGSEAESCGNGLRCLARYCYSKWGKKEVVMESGFGIYHALYLGSDYISVNMTKPSWDLQRDIVVDLGEDLFVGHFINTGVPHFVIFVADVNDVDVNVLGSKIRNHEIFSPKGVNVDFISGVKNFGRELLVRTYERGVERETFACGTGALAGALFCNKIYGIGSPIDMKTYAGEVLEIIFDDKWEKILCNGPAVKIAEKSFENCCV; this is encoded by the coding sequence ATGGTAACATACCCGATTTATTCCGGAGCCGGAAATACCTTTGTTATCGTCGAAGGATGTTTTCGTAAGGAATCGATTCCTGACATTTGCGACCGGTTTGATACTGACGGATTGCTTTTGTTAAGCGGAAGTGCGGTCGGGGATGTTTTCGTACGTTTTTTTAATCGTGACGGTTCCGAAGCGGAATCTTGCGGTAACGGATTGCGTTGTTTGGCGCGTTACTGTTATTCCAAATGGGGTAAAAAAGAAGTGGTTATGGAGTCCGGTTTCGGTATCTACCACGCTCTATACTTAGGATCCGATTATATTTCCGTTAATATGACTAAGCCTTCTTGGGATCTCCAAAGAGACATAGTAGTCGATTTAGGAGAAGACCTATTTGTAGGACATTTTATTAATACCGGAGTTCCGCATTTCGTTATCTTTGTTGCTGACGTTAATGATGTCGATGTGAACGTTTTGGGTTCTAAGATTCGGAATCATGAGATTTTTTCCCCTAAAGGGGTAAACGTCGATTTTATTTCCGGAGTTAAGAATTTCGGTCGGGAACTTCTCGTGAGAACCTATGAAAGAGGCGTTGAAAGAGAAACTTTCGCTTGCGGAACCGGAGCGTTGGCTGGTGCTCTTTTTTGCAATAAGATCTATGGAATCGGTTCTCCCATCGATATGAAAACGTACGCGGGAGAAGTCTTGGAGATTATTTTTGACGACAAATGGGAAAAGATTTTGTGTAACGGTCCGGCAGTGAAAATTGCCGAAAAATCTTTTGAAAATTGTTGTGTTTGA
- a CDS encoding ATP-dependent Clp protease proteolytic subunit — MPKKDNDFQKLNDVMDAVALDARRILFSEPVTEKSAADVIRKLWFLELTDPGKPIVLVINSPGGAVDAGFAVWDQIKMMTSPLATVVTGIAASMGSVLSLAAAPGKRFATPHSRIMIHQPSIGGPITGQATDLDIHAKEILKTKARLVNLYVESTGKPRDIIEKAIDRDTWMSADEAKEFGLLDGVLFSYGDLW, encoded by the coding sequence ATGCCGAAAAAGGATAATGATTTTCAAAAGTTAAACGATGTTATGGATGCGGTCGCTTTAGACGCTAGGAGAATTTTATTTTCCGAACCGGTTACGGAGAAAAGTGCAGCCGATGTCATTCGAAAATTATGGTTTTTGGAATTGACGGATCCCGGTAAGCCTATTGTTTTGGTTATTAATAGTCCTGGGGGGGCGGTTGATGCCGGCTTTGCGGTATGGGATCAAATTAAAATGATGACATCGCCTTTGGCCACTGTTGTTACTGGGATAGCTGCGTCTATGGGCTCCGTACTTAGCTTGGCAGCGGCACCGGGTAAACGTTTCGCTACCCCCCATTCCAGGATTATGATTCATCAACCGTCTATTGGGGGGCCGATTACGGGTCAAGCGACGGATCTCGATATTCATGCAAAAGAAATCTTAAAGACGAAAGCCCGTTTGGTTAATTTATATGTGGAAAGTACGGGTAAGCCTCGGGACATTATTGAAAAAGCTATTGATAGGGATACATGGATGTCTGCGGATGAAGCTAAAGAGTTCGGATTGTTGGACGGAGTCCTGTTTTCTTACGGTGACTTATGGTAA
- a CDS encoding glycine hydroxymethyltransferase, whose translation MFLENYLKKEIGCRTSAGVAYLATLNHLMETFPSVGLRIIEELQAQRSRLKMIASENYSSLSVQLAMGNLLTDKYAEGIPFHRFYAGCEQVDALEWECAETAKELFNAEYANVQPHSGADANLIALLGIITSRVQLPFIEKLGRKGVEALSSEEYQALRKEIGDRVCLGPSLNSGGHLTHGSVRLNIVSKLLHCESYDINPETELFDYDVIALRAKETKPLIIIAGYSSYSRRLNFAILKQIAEDVGAVLWADMAHFAGLVAGGVFRGEENPIPYSDVITATTHKTLRGPRGGLILAKKEFGEVLNKGCPMVMGGPLPHVIAAKLIAFKEALTLDFKAYAHNTVKNAMTLAQDLQSCGLRVLTGGTENHMVIIDLRSTGISGRIAENFLSRIGIIVNRNSIPFDTDSGWHTSGVRLGLAALTTLGMGVEEMHEIADIIATLIFSIKPKILPKGTPSKTEGEAEQKIMNALKARVKEILLNYPVYPEIDLGALSQLNTVG comes from the coding sequence ATGTTTTTAGAAAATTATTTAAAAAAAGAAATCGGATGCCGTACTTCCGCCGGAGTTGCCTATCTGGCGACGTTAAATCATCTTATGGAGACGTTCCCCTCAGTAGGATTACGAATTATCGAGGAGCTTCAAGCTCAAAGAAGTCGTTTGAAAATGATTGCTTCCGAAAATTACAGTTCTTTGTCCGTTCAATTGGCCATGGGCAATTTATTGACCGATAAATATGCTGAAGGAATACCTTTTCATAGATTCTATGCCGGATGTGAGCAGGTAGACGCGTTAGAGTGGGAATGTGCCGAAACGGCCAAAGAATTATTTAATGCCGAGTACGCCAACGTACAACCTCATTCGGGTGCCGATGCTAATTTAATCGCCTTATTAGGTATTATAACTTCTAGAGTACAACTGCCTTTTATAGAGAAATTGGGTAGAAAGGGAGTGGAGGCTTTATCTTCGGAAGAGTATCAGGCGTTGAGGAAAGAGATCGGTGATCGGGTTTGTTTAGGACCTTCTTTAAATTCCGGAGGACATTTGACACACGGTAGTGTTCGTTTGAATATTGTTTCTAAATTATTGCATTGCGAATCCTATGATATTAATCCTGAAACGGAGCTTTTTGACTATGATGTTATTGCGCTTCGAGCAAAAGAAACCAAGCCGTTGATTATCATAGCCGGTTATTCTTCTTATTCGCGTCGTTTGAATTTCGCTATTTTAAAACAAATAGCCGAGGATGTAGGAGCCGTTCTTTGGGCTGACATGGCTCATTTTGCGGGCTTGGTTGCAGGAGGAGTTTTTAGAGGAGAAGAAAATCCTATTCCTTATAGCGACGTCATTACGGCTACCACTCATAAGACATTACGTGGGCCTAGAGGAGGCTTGATTTTAGCTAAGAAGGAGTTCGGCGAAGTCTTAAACAAGGGATGTCCTATGGTTATGGGGGGACCTCTTCCGCATGTTATTGCTGCTAAATTGATCGCTTTTAAGGAAGCGCTGACGTTGGATTTCAAGGCATATGCTCATAACACGGTAAAAAATGCAATGACTTTAGCTCAAGATCTACAAAGTTGCGGATTAAGGGTGCTCACCGGAGGTACCGAAAATCATATGGTTATCATTGATCTTAGAAGTACCGGAATTTCAGGTCGAATAGCCGAGAATTTCCTGAGCAGGATCGGTATCATAGTGAATCGAAATTCCATTCCTTTCGATACCGATTCCGGCTGGCATACTTCGGGAGTGCGGTTGGGACTCGCCGCATTGACTACTTTAGGTATGGGTGTTGAGGAAATGCATGAAATTGCGGACATAATAGCTACGTTGATTTTTTCGATTAAACCGAAGATACTTCCTAAAGGTACCCCTAGTAAAACTGAAGGAGAAGCCGAGCAAAAGATAATGAACGCTCTGAAAGCCAGAGTTAAAGAGATCCTCTTGAATTATCCCGTTTATCCGGAGATTGATTTGGGAGCTTTATCTCAGCTGAACACTGTTGGTTAA
- a CDS encoding uroporphyrinogen-III synthase gives MRIYFGLNAAKALSYKAIHIPLIQIAPYSSKNPLIKKAFSKFYEYSHIILTSRDSLKIFLKRAVKDFGVTKRELKTKIYILIGQTTGNRLEQFGNFHCLYPDQPTSEEVTVLIKRIAHPNNVFLYLKSAISRPVIENFLRQSNYRHTSLAHYTVLPNKKIRLPQTGKIKEMIFASPSAVDIFKRLYSGERSSHIKYYGIGPITEKRLRQLVDKKNLL, from the coding sequence ATGAGAATCTACTTCGGGTTAAATGCCGCTAAGGCCTTATCTTATAAGGCTATTCATATTCCTCTTATACAAATAGCCCCTTATTCAAGCAAAAATCCTTTAATAAAAAAGGCCTTCTCCAAGTTTTACGAGTACTCTCACATAATTTTAACAAGCAGAGATTCATTAAAAATATTTTTAAAAAGAGCCGTTAAGGATTTCGGCGTCACTAAGCGGGAATTAAAGACGAAAATCTATATTCTCATAGGACAGACAACCGGCAATCGCTTGGAACAATTCGGCAATTTTCACTGCCTATATCCCGATCAACCGACCTCGGAAGAAGTTACGGTATTAATTAAGCGCATCGCACATCCGAACAATGTCTTTCTTTATCTCAAATCGGCCATCTCAAGACCGGTAATCGAAAATTTTCTTAGACAATCGAATTACCGACACACTTCTTTAGCCCATTACACCGTCCTTCCTAACAAGAAAATACGATTACCTCAAACAGGTAAAATTAAAGAAATGATTTTTGCAAGTCCTTCGGCAGTAGATATCTTCAAAAGATTGTATTCCGGAGAACGATCATCGCATATCAAATATTACGGAATAGGACCCATAACGGAGAAACGATTAAGGCAATTGGTTGATAAAAAAAATCTTTTATAA
- a CDS encoding zinc ribbon domain-containing protein: protein MHKSLNVILNIQELDIKMIRLMRVKKEHQHEMTKVHALKTDIKQKVSEKETELVELKQQIQLGEKQIQEIEARISKLEAQQSAVKKMDEFNALTQEMASTGKERRNLEHQLSDLTDKLAAEEDLIVSLKENLAVTEKNNAAIEEEINESVRKINDEGRSLLNEREALVASADQEFFKIYERLLKNKKDRVVVPIENRVCNGCHIVLTPQHENLVRKKDRLVFCEHCSRILFWQKSSEQVSEGVIGVKRRRRRTSI, encoded by the coding sequence ATGCATAAGTCTCTCAATGTCATTCTAAACATTCAGGAACTTGACATCAAAATGATCCGTTTGATGCGAGTTAAAAAAGAGCACCAACATGAGATGACTAAGGTGCATGCTCTCAAAACCGACATCAAACAAAAAGTCTCGGAAAAAGAAACCGAACTCGTTGAATTGAAACAACAGATTCAATTGGGAGAAAAACAAATTCAAGAAATAGAAGCCAGAATTTCCAAGCTGGAAGCTCAGCAATCTGCGGTCAAGAAAATGGATGAATTCAATGCTCTTACCCAGGAGATGGCTTCTACGGGTAAAGAAAGAAGAAATCTTGAACATCAGCTAAGCGATTTGACCGACAAGCTGGCAGCTGAAGAAGATCTTATCGTTTCTTTAAAAGAAAATCTTGCCGTTACCGAAAAAAACAACGCCGCTATCGAAGAAGAGATTAATGAAAGCGTCAGAAAAATAAACGACGAAGGACGTTCTTTGTTGAATGAAAGAGAGGCTTTGGTTGCTTCCGCGGACCAAGAATTTTTCAAAATTTATGAGAGATTATTGAAAAACAAAAAAGACCGAGTCGTCGTTCCTATAGAAAATCGTGTTTGTAACGGTTGTCACATCGTATTAACTCCACAACATGAAAACCTGGTCAGAAAGAAAGATCGCTTAGTCTTCTGTGAGCATTGTTCTCGAATATTATTTTGGCAAAAGAGTTCCGAACAGGTTTCCGAAGGTGTCATAGGCGTTAAGAGACGAAGGAGACGTACGTCTATTTAA
- a CDS encoding SIS domain-containing protein, whose amino-acid sequence MQQRLDSEIFLIKECLDSLLNCQRHEINRFYNLFQAERCYSLINCLLEDRRMFFWSGVGKSGYVAGKIAGTLMSLGEKSTYFSIADALHGDLGLFHPGDAVCFLSKSGESKEILNVVPYLKTRDVVVCSITSSGSSALALVSDISVLIPSLKELCPFNLVPTISSELQLMVGDLIVSAVQRIRKLTLADYGSNHPQGQIGQRANVKVIDVMIPLDKVPVCFPHNPLGEVISVFSSGACGCLILINDKGELFGIFTDGDLRRALQKFGDGLLKKRMSELVRSSPRFVTKSAVVNEAVDKMEDEISPVMVLPVVNSKWDKRLIGLVRMHDLVRLSLM is encoded by the coding sequence ATGCAACAGAGACTTGATTCCGAAATTTTTTTAATAAAAGAGTGTTTGGATAGTTTATTAAACTGTCAAAGACACGAAATCAATCGATTCTATAATCTTTTTCAAGCAGAAAGATGTTACTCCTTAATTAATTGTCTGTTGGAAGATCGGAGAATGTTTTTTTGGTCAGGTGTCGGTAAAAGCGGTTATGTAGCCGGAAAAATCGCAGGGACTTTGATGTCTTTAGGAGAAAAAAGCACTTATTTCTCTATAGCCGATGCTTTACACGGAGATTTGGGTTTGTTTCATCCGGGAGATGCCGTTTGTTTTTTAAGTAAAAGTGGTGAATCGAAGGAAATTTTAAATGTCGTCCCTTATTTAAAAACTAGAGATGTCGTTGTTTGCTCTATCACGTCTTCGGGTTCCTCCGCACTTGCTTTGGTGTCCGACATATCCGTTTTAATACCCTCCCTTAAAGAACTATGTCCTTTTAATTTAGTCCCTACGATTTCTTCTGAGCTTCAGTTAATGGTGGGCGATTTGATTGTATCTGCGGTTCAACGAATAAGAAAATTGACTTTGGCAGATTATGGTTCCAATCATCCTCAAGGACAGATCGGTCAGAGAGCAAACGTTAAGGTTATTGATGTCATGATTCCTCTTGATAAAGTTCCTGTTTGTTTTCCTCATAATCCTTTAGGCGAAGTAATATCGGTTTTTTCTTCCGGCGCCTGTGGTTGTTTGATTCTGATTAATGATAAAGGAGAATTATTCGGCATTTTTACGGATGGTGACTTGAGACGGGCACTGCAAAAATTCGGTGACGGTCTTCTTAAAAAACGAATGTCGGAGCTGGTTCGTTCCTCTCCTCGATTCGTAACGAAATCTGCCGTTGTGAATGAAGCTGTTGATAAAATGGAAGACGAAATTTCACCGGTGATGGTCCTTCCCGTTGTGAATTCCAAGTGGGATAAACGTTTAATAGGTTTAGTAAGAATGCATGATTTAGTTCGTCTCAGTCTCATGTAG
- a CDS encoding dihydrolipoamide acetyltransferase family protein, which translates to MFEFIFPKMGETGSGGIIVRWLKKEGELISVDEAFIEISTDKITAELPSSVSGRVAKILYPEGEEVFPGTVLALVEPLAMMVDDGVSSTNVENSVSNESEPVNELFSAESFVTERESVNAPKDSPVTGSTSAYFSPAVLNLALREGISMDVLRTIPGTGGDGRLTRKDLDRYLGYRHQSCTPSSVSKETDPSNLSAGENRIPMSPLRKAIASSIARSSDEVPHASLVVDIDVTDLMNLIGEEKTRFMEAHGVKLTITSFILQCLSQALGHFPLLNGSLDGSTIVVKRSINVGVAVNLNKEGVVVPVIRNCQDRCLVSIAKSLADLSSRARIGKLDPWEVKEGTVTVTNFGMTGALIGMPIIRHPEVAILGIGTIQKRVVVRDDDSLAIRKLMYTTLTFDHRVLDGIYGSEFLTAFKNRLESVTLG; encoded by the coding sequence ATGTTCGAGTTTATTTTTCCTAAGATGGGAGAGACCGGTTCAGGGGGTATAATAGTTCGTTGGTTGAAAAAAGAAGGTGAATTGATTTCGGTCGACGAAGCGTTTATAGAAATTTCAACGGACAAAATTACTGCCGAGCTACCCTCTTCGGTTTCCGGGAGAGTTGCTAAGATTTTATATCCGGAAGGAGAAGAAGTTTTTCCCGGAACGGTCTTAGCTCTTGTAGAACCTCTTGCGATGATGGTCGATGATGGAGTCTCCTCAACGAATGTCGAAAATTCTGTCAGTAATGAATCGGAACCTGTGAATGAACTCTTTTCCGCAGAATCTTTCGTTACCGAACGAGAATCGGTAAACGCACCTAAAGATAGTCCTGTAACGGGATCGACATCCGCCTATTTTTCTCCTGCAGTTCTTAATTTAGCTCTTCGCGAGGGCATTAGCATGGACGTTTTACGAACGATTCCGGGTACTGGAGGAGACGGAAGATTGACAAGGAAAGATTTGGATCGTTATTTAGGATATCGACATCAATCCTGCACGCCGTCAAGTGTTTCTAAGGAAACGGATCCTTCTAATTTATCTGCCGGAGAAAATCGGATACCGATGTCTCCTTTAAGAAAAGCTATTGCTTCTTCCATTGCTCGCTCATCGGACGAAGTACCGCATGCATCTTTGGTTGTGGATATAGACGTGACCGATTTAATGAATTTGATCGGCGAAGAGAAAACAAGATTCATGGAAGCTCACGGTGTTAAATTAACCATAACGAGTTTCATCTTACAGTGTTTAAGTCAAGCTCTCGGACACTTTCCTCTTTTAAACGGATCGCTTGACGGATCGACGATTGTAGTTAAACGATCCATTAACGTAGGGGTGGCCGTCAATCTTAACAAAGAAGGTGTGGTCGTTCCTGTTATCAGGAATTGTCAAGATAGATGTTTAGTAAGTATAGCTAAGTCTCTAGCGGATTTATCTTCCCGAGCTAGGATAGGAAAATTGGATCCGTGGGAAGTTAAGGAAGGAACCGTTACGGTCACTAATTTCGGTATGACAGGAGCTTTGATTGGGATGCCGATTATCAGACATCCCGAAGTAGCGATTTTGGGAATAGGCACGATTCAAAAGAGGGTTGTAGTGAGAGATGATGATTCTTTGGCTATCAGGAAGCTGATGTATACCACGCTTACCTTTGATCATCGAGTATTGGATGGTATTTACGGGAGTGAATTTTTAACGGCTTTTAAAAATCGTCTGGAATCTGTTACTCTGGGGTAA
- a CDS encoding dicarboxylate/amino acid:cation symporter — translation MKLWMKLFLGLACGLVLGLVLGDKVLILKNVGTVFLNLLSMVVCLLVFSSIVTGITALNDIKKLGRIGFKSIFLYFLTTAIAIVIGLVLAIVIKPGIGMHLTVTDCSVNESSLTGNLFDLLLNIVPSNPFAAFAKGNILQIIVFACFLGISIQMAGEQAKFVSKFFEDISNVMLKMVSIVMGFAPYGVCAITAWVVGSFGIEALKPLIKFVAIYYLACLIHMVFVFGSLLKWVSRMSPIKFLKGMSEAILCAVSTTSSSATLPVTIKCAQDKLNIPASVAGFVLPLGATVNMNGTALFQGMAAVFVAQSYGIELSFTSLTVLVVTATLSAVGSAGVPGSGIITLSTVLASVGLPIEGIAILAGIDRLRDIVGTPVNILGDAVVAACVSERETKKEKEEVMTENSLVNERI, via the coding sequence GTGAAACTATGGATGAAATTATTTTTAGGCTTGGCATGCGGTCTTGTGTTGGGATTGGTTTTAGGCGACAAAGTCTTAATTTTGAAAAATGTGGGAACCGTTTTTCTAAACTTATTGAGTATGGTGGTCTGTTTATTGGTTTTCTCTTCCATAGTCACTGGAATTACTGCTCTGAACGATATTAAAAAATTAGGACGCATCGGATTTAAAAGTATCTTTTTATATTTTTTGACGACGGCTATTGCAATCGTCATCGGGCTCGTTTTAGCGATAGTTATCAAACCGGGCATCGGCATGCATCTAACGGTTACCGACTGTTCCGTCAACGAATCGAGTTTAACGGGTAATCTTTTTGACTTATTACTTAACATCGTTCCCTCAAATCCGTTTGCTGCTTTTGCTAAAGGAAATATTTTACAAATTATTGTGTTTGCTTGTTTTTTAGGCATCTCCATTCAAATGGCCGGAGAGCAAGCTAAATTCGTTTCCAAGTTTTTCGAAGATATTTCGAATGTTATGTTGAAAATGGTATCTATCGTCATGGGATTTGCTCCTTATGGGGTTTGTGCTATTACTGCATGGGTAGTCGGAAGTTTCGGTATTGAAGCATTGAAGCCTTTAATCAAGTTCGTAGCTATTTATTATCTCGCTTGTTTGATTCATATGGTATTTGTTTTCGGTAGTCTACTGAAGTGGGTGTCACGTATGAGTCCGATAAAATTTTTGAAAGGAATGTCGGAGGCTATACTTTGTGCCGTTTCTACGACGAGTAGTTCAGCAACTCTTCCCGTTACCATAAAATGCGCACAGGACAAGTTAAACATTCCTGCTTCAGTGGCCGGTTTTGTTTTGCCTTTAGGAGCTACGGTAAATATGAACGGGACGGCCTTATTTCAAGGTATGGCCGCGGTTTTCGTTGCCCAATCCTATGGTATAGAACTTTCTTTTACGAGTCTTACTGTCTTGGTCGTGACCGCAACTTTATCTGCCGTCGGTAGTGCCGGTGTTCCGGGAAGTGGGATTATAACTTTATCTACCGTCTTGGCTTCGGTCGGATTACCGATAGAAGGGATTGCCATATTGGCAGGAATAGACCGCTTAAGAGATATTGTAGGAACGCCTGTTAATATCTTAGGTGATGCTGTTGTTGCCGCTTGCGTATCCGAAAGAGAAACGAAAAAGGAAAAGGAAGAAGTCATGACCGAGAATTCTCTTGTAAATGAACGAATATAA